From the genome of Novosphingobium sp. TH158, one region includes:
- a CDS encoding polysaccharide biosynthesis/export family protein, translating into MLAALLGLAMLSACASAGGPSPLPQGAAAYETIPERVDNGELSERIRPGDRLGIRIFGEPELSSDNYRVDAVGYLQMPLIGEMPVGGQTPRELRAEITRRLAARFIKDPQVAITVLDRPRSTFTVEGDVESPGVFEANPGTTLLTALAQAKSPTKTAKLSEIMVFRIINGQRAGGRFNLSDIRRGRAPDPQILAGDTIVVGNSAVKSTWRDFLAAAPLFNIFTFF; encoded by the coding sequence ATGCTTGCGGCCCTTTTGGGCCTTGCCATGCTTTCGGCCTGCGCCTCTGCCGGCGGACCAAGCCCTTTGCCCCAGGGGGCTGCGGCCTATGAAACCATTCCCGAACGGGTCGATAATGGCGAATTGAGCGAGCGGATCCGCCCGGGTGACCGCCTGGGCATCCGCATCTTCGGCGAGCCCGAGCTTTCGTCCGACAACTATCGCGTCGATGCGGTCGGCTATCTGCAGATGCCCCTGATCGGCGAAATGCCGGTCGGCGGCCAGACCCCGCGCGAACTGCGCGCCGAAATCACACGCAGGCTTGCAGCGCGCTTCATCAAGGACCCGCAGGTGGCGATCACCGTGCTGGATCGGCCGCGCTCGACCTTCACGGTCGAAGGCGACGTCGAATCGCCGGGCGTGTTCGAAGCCAATCCCGGCACCACCCTGCTGACCGCGCTTGCCCAGGCCAAGAGCCCGACCAAGACCGCCAAGCTCAGCGAGATCATGGTGTTCCGCATTATCAACGGCCAGCGGGCCGGCGGGCGCTTCAACCTGAGCGACATACGCCGCGGCCGCGCGCCCGATCCCCAGATTCTTGCGGGCGATACCATCGTCGTCGGCAATTCCGCCGTGAAGAGCACCTGGCGCGATTTCCTCGCCGCTGCGCCGCTGTTCAACATCTTCACCTTCTTCTGA
- a CDS encoding O-antigen ligase, whose product MIIAALLVGCAVVLGGGGSPWPLPEMLLQGIAALACAVWVVLSPLRFPFVSADRRAWVIAGLLIVLPLVQMIPLPPMVWQALPGRELTRESLALVGAQDSWHPWSLDPLRTLASLLALLPAAAFMLMVAGLRRGGRATVMAMIASMSLLGLVVGAGQLAGGEANAFRFYERDVGFLNGFQANHNAAADVFLIAMVAAVATVREYGEFKTHSRLTQSYRLLLSAGLVGLFTIGVFLTGSRAGILLLPVAWAGVLAIVWPWLRFDRKALRIGGAISIVAVLVIVAIFAQAGVVERVVRRFGDSGELRPQIWHDTLFVIRQYFPWGVGMGGFVPAFVAVEPLEVIDATLTNRAHNDYLEILVEGGIFAAMLLAAISWNVAGLLRQAWQECPASSRSQVVFSTTALAVIALHSIVDYPLRSMSLAFLAAAAVALLMPAPRGAETGNADV is encoded by the coding sequence GTGATTATCGCGGCTCTGCTGGTCGGGTGCGCCGTCGTGCTTGGCGGCGGCGGTTCGCCTTGGCCGCTTCCCGAAATGCTGCTTCAGGGAATTGCGGCGCTCGCCTGCGCTGTTTGGGTTGTCCTCTCGCCACTGCGCTTTCCCTTCGTGTCGGCGGATCGCCGGGCCTGGGTAATTGCCGGCCTGCTGATCGTCCTTCCGCTGGTCCAGATGATCCCGCTGCCGCCCATGGTGTGGCAGGCTCTGCCGGGGCGTGAGCTCACCAGGGAATCCTTGGCCCTTGTCGGCGCGCAGGATAGCTGGCACCCCTGGTCGCTCGACCCGCTCCGCACGCTTGCTTCGCTGCTGGCGCTGCTTCCCGCAGCGGCCTTCATGCTGATGGTTGCCGGCCTGAGGCGCGGTGGGCGGGCCACGGTAATGGCGATGATCGCTTCGATGTCCCTGCTCGGGCTCGTCGTCGGCGCGGGCCAACTGGCAGGTGGTGAAGCTAACGCTTTCCGTTTTTACGAGCGCGATGTCGGTTTCCTGAACGGCTTCCAGGCCAACCATAATGCCGCGGCCGATGTCTTCCTTATCGCCATGGTCGCCGCCGTTGCCACCGTGCGCGAATATGGCGAGTTCAAGACGCATTCGCGCCTGACCCAGAGCTACCGGCTGCTGCTATCGGCAGGGCTTGTCGGGCTGTTCACCATCGGCGTTTTCCTCACGGGTTCGCGGGCCGGGATCCTGCTGCTGCCGGTGGCATGGGCCGGGGTCCTGGCTATCGTATGGCCCTGGCTCAGGTTCGATCGGAAGGCTTTGCGAATCGGCGGCGCCATCTCAATTGTCGCGGTTCTCGTGATCGTGGCCATATTCGCGCAAGCGGGCGTGGTGGAACGGGTGGTGAGGCGCTTCGGCGATTCGGGAGAGCTGCGGCCCCAGATCTGGCACGATACGCTTTTTGTTATCCGTCAGTATTTTCCCTGGGGTGTCGGGATGGGGGGATTCGTTCCCGCCTTCGTCGCCGTGGAGCCGCTCGAGGTGATCGATGCAACGCTGACCAACCGGGCGCACAACGACTATCTGGAGATCCTCGTCGAGGGGGGAATTTTCGCCGCGATGCTGCTGGCGGCGATCAGTTGGAACGTCGCGGGGCTGCTCCGCCAGGCTTGGCAAGAGTGTCCTGCAAGCTCGCGTTCCCAAGTGGTTTTTTCGACGACTGCCCTGGCCGTGATTGCGCTGCATTCGATAGTGGATTATCCGCTTCGGTCTATGTCGCTGGCATTTCTGGCGGCAGCGGCGGTGGCTCTTTTGATGCCAGCGCCCCGCGGGGCAGAAACAGGGAATGCGGATGTTTGA
- a CDS encoding DUF4402 domain-containing protein, giving the protein MKKIIALALVAAGFAAAPASAQSAADTSTATANGSVTIIRPLTVTKNTDLVFGRVVQPRSGTGTVSIANNSNTTVAGAGAVALSGITTSHATFTVDGEGGQVVTVAIPSTFDLANGSNTITVTLSPDVGATETLSNALGAAGSKAINVGGSFSLPASQASGEYTGTFDVTVAYQ; this is encoded by the coding sequence ATGAAGAAGATCATCGCACTTGCGCTGGTTGCTGCGGGCTTTGCCGCTGCTCCGGCCTCGGCCCAGTCGGCCGCCGACACCTCGACCGCGACCGCCAATGGCTCGGTCACGATCATCCGTCCGCTGACGGTCACCAAGAACACCGATCTCGTGTTCGGCCGCGTTGTCCAGCCGCGCAGCGGCACCGGCACGGTTTCGATCGCCAACAACAGCAACACCACGGTTGCCGGTGCGGGCGCTGTTGCGCTGTCCGGCATCACCACCAGCCACGCCACCTTCACGGTTGACGGCGAAGGCGGCCAGGTCGTCACCGTGGCGATCCCCAGCACTTTCGACCTCGCCAACGGTTCGAACACGATCACCGTCACGCTCTCGCCGGACGTCGGCGCGACCGAAACGCTGTCGAACGCCCTGGGCGCTGCCGGTTCGAAGGCGATCAACGTCGGCGGCAGCTTCAGCCTGCCCGCCTCGCAGGCCAGCGGCGAATACACCGGCACTTTCGACGTGACGGTTGCCTATCAGTAA
- a CDS encoding polysaccharide biosynthesis tyrosine autokinase codes for MATSAPINEPVWQPHYVADPADEIAQVSAARPAIDFRYIVAAIRSNLLLIVAIVSTALAIAVVMTMLETPRYTARTTIQINASTSKVLGREQGEEEQAPDYDVDRALKTQIEVLKSRGLAQRVVQKLNLGSNPEFFASQEVEGIAPGTPAKALAEAAAGLVQGNLAVTLPRDSRVVTISWESTNPRMSALIANTYASEFIQADLQRKFDSSTYARSFISDQLAQTKARLEQSELALTAYSRGAGLIRTRDALVGGKEGEGNSGGSVTTGSLLQINTAANEATARRIEAEGRWKAVSAAPLLSSQAVLTNSNVTSLLTEKAKVEAELQQEKARHLDEYPTVKAKQQQLAVLNQQIQQAATNVRNGILAEYRAAVETERRLSEQVVQLKSATLSEQDRTVQYALLAREADTNREVYDGLLQRFKQLNASAGIALSNISIVDTAQIPGGPSSPNLFKNLMAALLLGLGLAAVIVFFKDQFDDSIRVPEDVESKLGMALLGVVPRSHSDEPTEALLDPKSPISEAYNSLRGSLLYSTAEGLPHVMLITSAQPSEGKTTSAVAIASSFARMGRSVLLIDADMRRPSLHRRIGYENERGLSSLLTSHDAIGTAILPSGQDNLSFLPSGPIPPSPTELVSTARMEDILQQAAAAHQVVIIDSPPILGLADSPTLSALADGVVFIVEADRSRRGSLKMALRRLRAMRPVLLGAVLTKFDPLKAGNQYSEYYGYDYYQYGNTQES; via the coding sequence GTGGCAACCAGTGCGCCAATCAACGAGCCGGTCTGGCAACCGCACTACGTGGCCGATCCGGCTGACGAAATCGCCCAGGTCTCTGCGGCCCGGCCAGCAATCGACTTTCGCTACATCGTGGCGGCAATCCGTTCGAACCTGCTGCTGATCGTTGCCATCGTCTCCACCGCGTTGGCCATCGCGGTGGTCATGACGATGCTTGAAACGCCGCGGTATACTGCGCGAACGACGATCCAGATCAATGCCAGCACCAGCAAGGTCCTGGGTCGCGAGCAGGGCGAGGAAGAACAGGCGCCCGATTACGACGTTGACCGCGCCCTCAAGACCCAGATCGAAGTGCTCAAGTCGCGCGGTCTGGCCCAGCGCGTGGTGCAGAAGCTCAATCTTGGCAGCAACCCGGAATTCTTCGCTTCGCAGGAAGTCGAAGGGATTGCCCCCGGCACTCCTGCAAAGGCGCTGGCAGAGGCTGCGGCCGGGCTGGTGCAGGGCAACCTGGCCGTCACCCTGCCGCGCGATTCGCGCGTGGTGACGATTTCCTGGGAAAGCACCAATCCGCGCATGTCGGCGCTGATCGCCAATACCTATGCGTCGGAATTCATCCAGGCGGACCTGCAGCGCAAGTTCGATTCATCGACCTACGCGCGCAGCTTCATCTCGGACCAGCTTGCGCAGACCAAGGCGCGCCTCGAGCAGTCCGAGCTGGCGCTGACCGCCTATTCTCGCGGTGCAGGCCTGATCCGCACGCGCGACGCGCTGGTCGGCGGCAAGGAAGGCGAAGGCAACAGCGGCGGCTCCGTGACCACGGGCAGCCTGTTGCAGATCAATACCGCCGCCAACGAAGCTACTGCCCGTCGCATCGAGGCAGAGGGCCGCTGGAAGGCGGTTTCGGCAGCGCCGCTGCTTTCATCGCAGGCGGTGCTTACCAACAGCAACGTCACCAGCCTGCTTACCGAAAAGGCCAAGGTCGAGGCCGAGCTGCAACAGGAAAAGGCCCGGCACCTGGATGAGTACCCCACGGTAAAGGCCAAGCAGCAGCAGCTTGCCGTGCTGAACCAGCAGATCCAGCAGGCGGCAACCAACGTCCGCAACGGCATCCTGGCCGAATATCGCGCGGCGGTGGAAACCGAACGGCGCCTTTCCGAGCAGGTCGTCCAGCTGAAGTCGGCGACCCTGAGCGAACAGGACCGCACGGTCCAGTATGCCCTGCTGGCCCGCGAGGCGGATACCAATCGCGAGGTTTATGACGGGCTGCTGCAGCGCTTCAAACAGCTCAATGCTTCTGCCGGCATCGCGCTTTCGAACATCTCGATCGTCGATACGGCGCAGATTCCCGGCGGGCCATCTTCGCCAAACCTGTTCAAGAACCTGATGGCCGCCTTGCTGCTGGGCCTCGGGCTGGCCGCTGTCATCGTGTTCTTCAAGGACCAGTTCGACGATTCGATCCGCGTGCCGGAAGACGTCGAATCGAAACTCGGGATGGCGCTGCTCGGCGTCGTCCCGCGCTCGCATTCCGACGAACCGACCGAAGCGCTGCTCGATCCCAAGTCGCCCATTTCGGAAGCGTACAACTCGCTGCGTGGTTCACTGCTCTATTCGACAGCCGAAGGCCTGCCGCATGTCATGCTGATTACCAGCGCGCAGCCGTCCGAGGGCAAGACCACCAGCGCCGTGGCCATTGCTTCCAGCTTCGCCCGCATGGGCCGCAGCGTGCTGCTGATCGATGCCGACATGCGCCGGCCATCGCTGCACCGCCGTATCGGCTATGAGAACGAACGCGGGCTTTCTTCGCTGCTGACCTCGCACGATGCCATCGGGACCGCGATCCTGCCTTCCGGGCAGGACAACCTGAGCTTCCTGCCCTCCGGCCCGATCCCGCCAAGCCCGACCGAACTGGTGTCGACGGCACGCATGGAGGACATCCTTCAGCAGGCCGCCGCCGCCCACCAGGTCGTCATCATCGACAGTCCGCCCATCCTCGGCCTTGCCGATTCGCCGACGCTTTCGGCCCTGGCCGATGGCGTGGTCTTCATTGTCGAGGCAGACCGCAGCCGCCGCGGATCGCTCAAGATGGCACTTCGCCGCCTGCGCGCGATGCGTCCGGTGTTGCTTGGCGCGGTGCTGACCAAGTTCGATCCGCTGAAGGCGGGCAACCAATATTCCGAATATTACGGTTACGACTACTACCAGTACGGCAACACGCAGGAGAGCTGA
- a CDS encoding MmcB family DNA repair protein, which produces MNLPATPTVSAEERAALAVARGICRLFARNDIWCLPEMPLRSNRRADLMGIDAKGRVVIVEIKVSKADLMGDGKWTDYLDHCDRFYWGLAHHLDRACMETPAFLPERCGLIVADGYDAEIVRQAPDLGLNAARRKAEIERLARTSLRRQVVGSDPQWSGWG; this is translated from the coding sequence GTGAACCTTCCCGCGACTCCAACCGTTAGCGCCGAAGAGCGCGCCGCATTGGCTGTGGCCCGAGGCATCTGCCGTCTGTTCGCCCGCAACGATATCTGGTGCCTGCCCGAAATGCCGCTGCGATCGAATCGCCGGGCTGACCTGATGGGCATCGATGCCAAGGGGCGGGTGGTCATCGTCGAGATCAAGGTCAGCAAGGCCGACCTGATGGGCGATGGCAAGTGGACCGACTATCTCGACCATTGTGACCGGTTCTACTGGGGACTGGCCCATCACCTCGATCGCGCCTGCATGGAAACGCCTGCATTCCTGCCGGAACGCTGCGGCCTGATTGTTGCCGATGGCTACGATGCAGAGATTGTCCGGCAGGCCCCCGATCTTGGCCTCAATGCCGCCAGGCGCAAGGCAGAGATCGAGCGGCTGGCAAGGACCTCGCTGCGGCGGCAGGTCGTCGGCTCCGATCCGCAGTGGAGCGGTTGGGGCTAA
- a CDS encoding tyrosine-type recombinase/integrase: protein MALDLSKVGERDKLKATREPHWQRLRVGCFLGFRPSKVGGKGGNWIARAYDQDGGKYRLKALGDFGTLAGNEVFAAAKKAAEAFAELVETGGQVRAKIETVADACREYAKGRNEAGKRFERHVYDDPIAKVKLDKLRRRHVAEWRKRLEEKPALVSRRKKGKPITRDRAASSVNRDMAVLRAALSKVLTKGAPNSEAAWQEALKAVPNADGRRTLYLDRNQRRALLEKMDAEAAPFVRALCLLPLRPGALAALKAGDFDKRTAELTIGKDKTGKARRIQLPAEAAALLAAQAKNKLPAASLFMRANGTAWNKDSWKLPIAAAVKAAGLPSEATAYTLRHSTITDLVSAGLPLLTIAQISGTSAEMIERHYGHLASDAAVKALGELVL from the coding sequence ATGGCACTGGACCTCAGCAAAGTTGGTGAGCGTGACAAGCTGAAGGCAACGCGGGAACCGCACTGGCAGCGGCTGCGCGTTGGCTGCTTTCTTGGCTTTCGCCCCTCCAAGGTTGGCGGCAAAGGCGGCAACTGGATTGCCCGCGCGTACGATCAGGACGGCGGCAAGTACCGCCTGAAGGCGCTAGGCGACTTTGGCACCCTTGCCGGTAATGAGGTGTTTGCAGCGGCCAAGAAGGCCGCTGAGGCATTTGCGGAACTGGTGGAAACCGGCGGGCAGGTGCGCGCCAAGATCGAAACGGTTGCCGATGCCTGCCGGGAATATGCCAAGGGCCGAAACGAAGCGGGCAAGCGGTTTGAGCGCCATGTTTATGACGACCCCATTGCCAAGGTGAAACTGGACAAGTTGCGCCGTCGCCACGTTGCCGAATGGCGCAAGCGGCTGGAGGAAAAGCCCGCCCTTGTGAGCCGCCGCAAGAAAGGTAAGCCGATCACCCGCGACCGGGCAGCCTCCAGCGTCAACCGCGATATGGCGGTGTTGCGGGCAGCCTTGAGCAAGGTGCTTACCAAGGGCGCTCCGAATAGTGAGGCGGCTTGGCAAGAGGCGCTGAAGGCCGTTCCCAATGCAGACGGGCGGCGCACCCTTTACCTTGACCGCAACCAGCGCCGCGCGTTGCTCGAAAAGATGGATGCAGAGGCCGCGCCGTTTGTCCGGGCGCTCTGCCTGTTGCCCTTGCGGCCCGGCGCTCTGGCAGCCCTGAAGGCTGGCGACTTTGACAAGCGCACGGCGGAACTCACTATCGGCAAGGACAAGACCGGTAAGGCCCGGCGCATTCAACTTCCGGCAGAGGCAGCCGCATTGCTAGCCGCGCAGGCCAAGAACAAGCTGCCCGCCGCATCGCTGTTCATGCGCGCCAATGGCACGGCATGGAACAAGGATAGCTGGAAACTGCCCATTGCGGCGGCTGTGAAGGCCGCTGGCCTGCCTAGCGAGGCGACCGCGTACACCTTGCGGCACAGCACCATAACGGACCTTGTGAGCGCAGGCCTTCCCTTGCTCACCATCGCGCAAATATCGGGCACCAGCGCCGAAATGATCGAACGGCACTACGGGCACCTTGCCAGCGATGCGGCGGTGAAGGCACTTGGGGAGTTGGTGTTGTGA
- a CDS encoding helix-turn-helix domain-containing protein, producing MTKKYGTMPQAVEYSGLSRSRIYEALKAGELTAKKAGRRTLIPFADLDTYLASLPTFQAGA from the coding sequence ATGACGAAAAAATACGGAACGATGCCACAAGCGGTCGAGTACTCAGGCCTGAGCCGGTCGCGTATTTATGAGGCGCTTAAGGCGGGGGAACTGACAGCCAAAAAGGCAGGGCGCAGGACGCTCATCCCGTTTGCCGATCTCGACACGTACCTTGCCAGCCTTCCCACCTTTCAGGCGGGAGCATGA